One segment of Corynebacterium atrinae DNA contains the following:
- the odhI gene encoding oxoglutarate dehydrogenase inhibitor Odhl: MSENTGTPEAQVETTSVFRADLLKEMESGAAPATSGADNLPAGAGLLVVKRGPNAGARFLLDQPITTAGRHPESDIFLDDVTVSRRHAEFRTNEGEFEVFDVGSLNGTYVNREPRNSQVLTTGDEVQIGKFRLVFVAGPKAD; the protein is encoded by the coding sequence ATGAGTGAGAACACCGGTACTCCTGAAGCGCAGGTCGAGACCACATCGGTCTTCCGGGCTGATTTGCTGAAGGAAATGGAGTCCGGCGCCGCTCCGGCCACCTCTGGGGCGGATAATCTGCCTGCTGGTGCGGGCCTTCTCGTCGTTAAACGTGGACCCAACGCGGGTGCGCGCTTTTTGCTTGATCAGCCGATTACCACGGCTGGGCGCCACCCGGAGTCTGACATCTTCCTCGATGATGTCACCGTTTCCCGCCGCCACGCGGAGTTCCGCACCAATGAGGGTGAGTTCGAGGTATTCGATGTGGGATCCCTCAACGGCACGTATGTTAACCGTGAGCCCCGTAATTCCCAGGTGTTGACCACGGGCGATGAGGTGCAAATCGGTAAGTTCCGTCTCGTTTTCGTCGCCGGCCCCAAGGCCGACTAG
- the ftsR gene encoding transcriptional regulator FtsR → MSAVRKSTAVRAASGDNAARTSARTLSIGKVLELLRSEFPDVAVSKIRFLEAEGLITPQRTASGYRRFTNDDVQRLRYILVTQRDNYLPLKVIREQLEAMDSGAVAAILTTGASPEDFRKPAASRLTDADLASQAGVEMQLVLELLEIGLIKPDGAGYFSVDDIKIVSAAEALKGFGFDARHLKSMRNTARRQADLIGQVISPVAKSKGSTARQRAEDMGQQMTALAVSLHSSLVKSALRDVLES, encoded by the coding sequence GTGAGTGCAGTTCGAAAGTCGACGGCAGTCCGCGCGGCATCGGGCGACAACGCTGCCAGGACCTCAGCCCGGACGTTGTCCATCGGCAAGGTTTTGGAGTTGTTGCGCTCCGAGTTCCCCGATGTGGCTGTCTCCAAGATTCGCTTCCTCGAGGCCGAGGGGCTGATTACGCCGCAGCGCACGGCGTCAGGGTACCGTCGTTTCACCAACGATGATGTCCAGCGGTTGCGCTACATTTTGGTGACCCAGCGGGACAATTACCTGCCGCTGAAGGTTATCCGTGAGCAGCTGGAAGCGATGGATTCCGGGGCTGTTGCCGCGATTCTTACCACGGGTGCCTCACCCGAGGACTTTCGCAAACCAGCTGCCTCCCGGCTCACAGACGCCGACCTGGCCAGCCAGGCGGGCGTGGAAATGCAGCTGGTCCTTGAGCTGCTAGAGATTGGGTTGATCAAGCCGGATGGCGCGGGCTACTTCTCTGTTGATGACATCAAGATCGTTTCAGCGGCCGAGGCGCTCAAGGGCTTTGGTTTTGATGCCCGGCATTTGAAGTCCATGCGCAACACCGCGCGCCGTCAGGCTGACCTCATTGGACAAGTTATTTCGCCGGTGGCGAAGTCGAAGGGATCTACCGCGCGCCAGCGGGCGGAGGATATGGGTCAGCAGATGACGGCCCTGGCTGTGTCTTTGCACAGCTCATTGGTCAAAAGCGCCCTCCGCGACGTGCTGGAATCATGA
- a CDS encoding bifunctional nuclease family protein codes for MTLIPVEYHGVHSTGPEHFSCVLLRWAEHNRILPIWMSPLSAAELEARDEGFVPRRPGTPDLMAEMSTRLTSGVTAVNIISHFEGVFIASVVFNDGEEIDARPSDAIKLARALELDIQVEEDVLTQASFFVSDDALEEYFGLRLSPAAGSSVEDDLSASGDAQADADFEEMMRSLGMDENDFLEPGGDGADGADDTDVTKGDNG; via the coding sequence ATGACGCTGATTCCCGTCGAGTACCACGGTGTGCACAGCACCGGCCCAGAACACTTCAGTTGCGTTCTGCTGCGATGGGCCGAGCACAACCGTATCCTTCCCATCTGGATGTCGCCCTTGTCGGCGGCTGAGTTGGAAGCCCGGGATGAGGGCTTTGTGCCACGTCGCCCGGGTACCCCAGATCTCATGGCGGAAATGTCGACTCGTCTGACCAGTGGAGTCACGGCTGTCAACATTATTAGCCATTTCGAGGGCGTGTTCATTGCCTCGGTGGTGTTCAACGATGGCGAAGAGATCGATGCCCGACCCTCTGATGCCATTAAGTTGGCGCGGGCGTTGGAGCTCGATATTCAGGTGGAAGAAGATGTGCTCACCCAAGCGTCCTTTTTCGTCTCAGATGATGCGTTGGAGGAGTACTTCGGGCTGCGTCTGAGTCCTGCCGCGGGGTCATCAGTGGAGGATGACCTGTCGGCCTCGGGTGATGCCCAGGCGGATGCCGATTTCGAAGAAATGATGCGTTCGCTGGGCATGGATGAGAATGATTTCCTGGAGCCGGGTGGCGATGGTGCCGACGGGGCAGATGACACGGATGTGACTAAAGGTGACAACGGGTAG
- a CDS encoding MerR family transcriptional regulator, whose translation MSTHDHSDTTQAPVQESLFDLGPGEEVGYRVPIACQVAGITYRQLDYWARTKLVVPSIRGARGSGSQRLYSFRDILVLKIVKRLLDTGISLQNIRLAVEKLRDRGANDIAEITLVSDGTTVYECRSADEVIDLLGGGQGVFGIAVPGIMKELTGTIASFPSERVDEESGAEVIGMDELAARRTRKTS comes from the coding sequence GTGAGCACCCACGATCATTCGGACACCACCCAGGCCCCCGTCCAAGAATCCCTCTTCGACCTCGGCCCCGGGGAAGAGGTTGGCTACCGTGTCCCCATCGCTTGCCAAGTCGCTGGCATCACCTACCGCCAGCTCGACTACTGGGCCCGGACCAAGCTCGTTGTTCCCTCGATTCGTGGCGCCCGCGGCTCCGGCTCGCAGCGTCTCTATTCCTTCCGCGACATCCTCGTGCTGAAGATCGTCAAGCGCCTGCTGGACACCGGCATCTCGCTGCAGAACATCCGCCTCGCCGTGGAAAAGCTGCGTGACCGCGGTGCCAACGATATCGCCGAGATCACCCTCGTCTCTGACGGCACCACGGTCTACGAATGCCGTTCCGCCGATGAGGTCATCGACTTGCTGGGAGGCGGCCAGGGTGTCTTTGGTATCGCAGTCCCCGGCATCATGAAGGAACTCACCGGCACCATCGCCTCCTTCCCCTCGGAGCGCGTCGATGAAGAGTCCGGAGCCGAAGTCATCGGCATGGACGAGCTGGCCGCGCGCCGTACCCGCAAGACCTCCTAA
- a CDS encoding 3-methyladenine DNA glycosylase — protein sequence MRILDTATWHARQEAHITRAEALTRDHLERRRRNVKHPVFDFLFEYYPVRPAHLRRWHPGHGLALEGHIDMRDYLLIDAPPATAVDVTALWRRRGGAYLYIRDLLRRTNLNPTHFDCFGLHEWAMVYRSDAPRHDLPLRLGAAGSDAVVEKHQIRCTHFDAFRFFTPPARSLNIAVLERADQPEFDQAGCVHATMDVFKWASKLGPLVPGEVLLEAFELAVDARILDMEASPYDCRDYGFGVVAIETPEGKAEYVARQRGLAERGKPLRDRLVAIIDAAEVDTLRT from the coding sequence ATGAGGATTCTTGATACCGCCACGTGGCACGCCCGGCAAGAAGCACACATCACCCGCGCGGAGGCGTTGACTCGCGATCATCTGGAGCGTCGACGCCGCAACGTCAAGCACCCGGTATTTGACTTCCTATTTGAGTATTATCCGGTCCGTCCGGCGCATCTGCGCCGCTGGCACCCCGGCCACGGGCTCGCTCTGGAAGGGCACATCGATATGCGGGACTACCTGCTTATCGACGCCCCGCCGGCCACCGCCGTCGACGTCACCGCCCTGTGGCGCCGCCGCGGCGGCGCTTATCTATATATTCGCGACCTCCTCCGGCGAACAAACCTCAACCCGACACACTTCGACTGCTTTGGCCTCCACGAATGGGCCATGGTCTATCGCAGCGATGCCCCTCGCCACGATCTTCCGCTGCGCCTGGGCGCAGCGGGAAGCGACGCGGTCGTCGAAAAGCACCAAATACGGTGTACGCACTTTGATGCGTTCCGATTCTTCACCCCACCTGCCCGATCGCTCAATATTGCGGTGTTGGAGCGTGCGGATCAGCCCGAGTTCGACCAGGCTGGCTGCGTGCATGCGACGATGGATGTGTTCAAATGGGCATCTAAATTGGGCCCGCTTGTCCCTGGCGAGGTTTTGCTCGAGGCCTTTGAACTAGCCGTCGACGCCCGCATTCTCGACATGGAAGCCTCCCCCTACGATTGCCGCGACTATGGGTTCGGAGTGGTAGCGATTGAAACTCCGGAGGGAAAGGCCGAATACGTGGCCCGACAACGGGGTCTGGCAGAGCGGGGAAAACCCCTGCGTGACCGGCTTGTCGCAATCATCGATGCTGCGGAAGTCGATACACTGAGAACTTAA
- a CDS encoding hemolysin family protein, whose product MSIFTTILLIVGLLSANAFFVAAEFALISSRRDRIESLIAQGRPAARKVLYATEHLSIMLAGAQFGITICSLILGKVAEPAVAHFIEEPFLALGMPENLLHPISFVIALGIITFLHILFGEMVPKNIAIAGPETLAMWLAPAMIWWVRLTRPLIEFMNWIARITLRAFGIEQKDELDSTVDEAQLAFMIKESRAEGLLDAEETLRLSKALRSEKRSLKEVMIPLDNVRTLDFGRRGPTLKQLELAVVETGFSRFPVTGQDGSFLGYIHVKDVLDRLASAQEDEVIPRSQIRPLTIVDSSGLMDEALRKLHRGSAHMAQVRERGELIGVITLEDLIEEYVGTVNDWTHEDS is encoded by the coding sequence ATGAGCATCTTCACCACCATCCTCCTCATCGTCGGGCTTTTGTCCGCCAACGCCTTTTTCGTGGCCGCCGAATTCGCCTTGATTTCCTCGCGGCGTGACCGCATCGAATCACTCATTGCCCAGGGTCGCCCCGCCGCGCGCAAGGTGCTGTACGCCACCGAGCACTTGTCCATCATGTTGGCGGGCGCCCAATTCGGCATCACGATCTGTTCGCTGATCTTGGGCAAGGTAGCTGAGCCGGCTGTCGCGCATTTCATTGAGGAACCTTTCCTTGCCCTCGGCATGCCGGAGAATCTCCTCCACCCAATTTCTTTCGTCATTGCTCTCGGCATTATCACGTTCCTCCATATTCTCTTTGGCGAGATGGTGCCCAAGAACATCGCCATTGCCGGCCCGGAGACCCTCGCCATGTGGTTGGCGCCCGCCATGATTTGGTGGGTGCGCCTGACTCGCCCGCTCATCGAGTTCATGAACTGGATCGCGCGGATCACCCTCCGCGCCTTTGGCATCGAGCAAAAGGACGAACTGGATTCCACGGTCGATGAGGCCCAACTCGCGTTCATGATCAAGGAGTCCCGCGCCGAAGGCCTGCTCGACGCCGAGGAAACCCTCCGGCTGTCAAAGGCGCTAAGGTCAGAAAAGCGCAGCCTCAAGGAAGTCATGATTCCCCTGGATAATGTCCGCACCCTCGACTTTGGGCGCCGGGGTCCGACCCTGAAGCAACTGGAACTCGCGGTGGTGGAGACCGGGTTCTCCCGCTTCCCGGTGACGGGCCAGGACGGGTCGTTCCTTGGTTACATTCACGTCAAGGATGTCCTCGATCGTCTCGCATCCGCGCAGGAAGACGAGGTCATTCCCCGCTCGCAGATCCGGCCTCTCACCATCGTCGACAGCTCGGGGCTCATGGATGAGGCTCTGCGCAAGCTCCACCGCGGCTCCGCCCACATGGCGCAGGTCCGCGAGCGTGGCGAGCTCATCGGAGTCATCACCTTGGAAGACCTCATCGAAGAATACGTCGGCACCGTCAACGACTGGACCCATGAGGATTCTTGA